The following is a genomic window from Opitutaceae bacterium.
GCGCGCCGCAACCGGGAAACACGAGACGGTGAGCTGCTTCTACGACTTTCACGGCAAGACCTACGGCGCGGTCTCACTCGGACACATCCGCTCGCATGTCTACGGGGCGGTCCGCGCTCCCGGCGCCCACATGGTGCCGCGCCCGGACACCTATCGGCCGGTGTGGACGAAACCCGATGGCACGATCGACACCGATGCCTACCTCCGTTTCTACGCCGAATACCTCGACAAGGCCACCGTCGGAGCAGTCGCCGGCTTTGTCCTGGAGCCCATCCAGGGCTGGGGCGGATCTGTCATGCCGCCGGATGACTTCTTCCCCAAGCTGCGCAAATTCTGCGACGACCGGCACATCCTGCTCATGGCCGACGAGGTTCTCACCAGTTGGGGCCGCACCGGCAAATGGCTCGCCATGGAACACTGGGGCGTCGTTCCCGATGTCGTGACCATCGGCAAGGGTTTCGGCAATGGCTTCCCGGTCACCTGCGTCGCCGTGCGCGAAAAATTCAAGGAGAGCTTTGAAAGCATCTCCGCCTCATCGAGCTACGGCGGCAACCCCATGGCCTGCGCCGCAGCGCTCATCTCAACGCAGGTCATTGAGTCGGAGAACCTCCTCGGGCACGCCACCCACCTCGGCAACGTCGCGCTGAAGCGCATGCAGCGCATGAAGGAACAGCACAGGATCGTGGGCGACGTCCGCGCCAAGGGCTGCCTCATGGGCATCGAGCTGGTAAAGGACAAGGCATCCAAGGAACCCTTCGACAAGGCCGGCACGCTCGTCTACCAAAAGGCCTTCCGAAAGGGTCTGGCCTGGATTCCCGCCGGTCACATTCTCCGCATGAGCCCGCCGATCGTCATGGACGAGGCCACCCTGCTCAAGGGCCTCGACATCATCGACGAGGCCATCGGCGAAACCGCAAAGGAACTCGGCTTCGCCTGATCTCCACTCCTTCACTCTCACCGCAACTCCCATGACCTCCTACAGACTCAACCGTCTCTTCAATCCCAAGTCGCGCCGCTGCTTCGACGTCGCCATCGACCACGGCTTCTTCAACGACTTCAGTTTCCTCGCCGGCATCGAGAATATCGACCACGCCGTGGCGACCGTCGTCGGCGCAGCCCCCGACGCCGTGCAGCTCAGCGTCGGCCAGGCGCGCCATCTCCAGAAGATCGCGGGGCGCTTCAAGCCGTCGCTCGTCCTCCGCATCGATGTGGCCAATGTCTACGGCAAACAGCTCCCGCGCCGGCTCTACAGCCGCACCATCGACACGCCCGTCGAGCAGGCGCTGCGTCTGGACGCCGCGTGCATGTGCGTGAATCTCTTTCAGATTCCCAACGAGCCCGAGGTCGGCGAGCAGTGCATCGAGAACATCGTGCGCCTCAAGCCGCAGTGCGAGCGCTACGGCATGCCGATGATGATCGAGCCGCTCGTTTTCCAGTCCAATGAAAAGGCCGGCGGCTACATGGTCGACGGCGACGAAAAGAAGATCATCCCTCTCGTGCGCCAGGCGGCGGAACTCGGCGCGGACGTCATCAAGGCCGACCCCACCGACAACGTGTCGCTCTACCACAAGGTCATCGAGGCCGCCTCGGGCATCCCGGTCCTCGTCCGCGGTGGCGGCAAGGTGGGCGACCGCGAAATCCTCCAGCGCACCCACGACCTGCTCGCGCAGGGCGCCTCTGGCATCGTGTATGGTCGAAACATCATCCAGCACGCAAAACCCGCCGCCATCACACGCGCGCTGATGGGACTCGTCCACGACGGCCTCACGGTCGACGCCGCGTTCGACATCGTTTCCAAGGCCTGAGCACCCGGCTTCCTCCCGCCATGAGCGATCTGGCAATCCGCAACGCCCGGCTCGTTGCACCCGGCAGAGGCATCTCTACGGGCGATGCATGGATTCGCTCGGGACGGATTGCCGCGCTCGGCAGGATCGACGCCGCCGTGCCTCCTGACGCAAGAGTGATCGAGGCCCGCGGCCGGCTGCTGACGCCAGGGCTCATCGACATCCACACGCACGGCATCAAGGACAACCTCTACGAGGACGGCGTCGCCGGCGTGCGCCGGGGCGCGCGATGCCTGGGCGAGTTCGGTGTCACCACGGTTCTGCCGACGCTGATTCCGAAACTCACCGACACCTGGCTTGGGGATGTTCGGCGGACCTGCGAGGCTTTGCCCGGCATCACGGACGCGAACATTCCCGGTCTGCACATTGAGGGTCCCTTCATGGCCGTGGGAGGCGCGGCCTGCCCCACCCTTCCCGGCGATCTCGCGCTACTGGAGCGCATCCTCGACGCCACCGGCGGCCGCCTCGCCGCGATGTCGCTCAGCCCGGACGCACCCAACATCCTTCCGGTGATCCGCCGCCTGCGGGAAAAGGGGATTCCCGTTTTTCTCACACACACGCGCGCGAATGCGGAGCAGACGGAGGCCGCGCTGGAGGCGGGAGCCTCGCACGCGACGCATTTCTACGATGTGTTCTATCCGCCCGCCGAGACGGACCCCGGCGTGCGGCCGGTCGGCGCGGTGGAATCGATTCTCGCCGATGCCCGCGCCTCCGTGGACTTTATTGCCGACGGCGTGCACGTCCACCCCACCGCCATCCGCGCCGCTCTTGCAGCGAAGGGCTGGCAGGGTGTCATCCTGATCACCGACTCCAACATCGGCGCGGGCCTTCCTCCGGGGCTCTACGACACGCCCTGGGGATACCGGATTCGCGTCGCGCCCGAGACCGCCGCGCGCCATGCGGAAAAGGGTTTTCTGGCCGGCAGCGCGCTCACCATGAATCGCGGCATCGCCAATCTCCTCCGCTGGCTCAAACTGCCGCCCGAACAGGTCTGGGCGATGGGCACGCTGAATCCCGCGCGCCTGCTCGGACTCGAGAAAAAAGGCCGACTCGAAGTCGGTGCCGACGCCGATCTCGTGCTCTGGAACGACTCCCTCACGCCGGCGCAGACATGGGTCAATGGAATCTCAGTCTATGAAGAAAAAATCCACAGCGTTTGATTTTGAACCCGCGGCGTTCGTCCCGTTTCGGGACAAGCGGGTAGTCGCCCGCGTCCGCGCCATCACGCGCGACAAGATCACCCGGCACCGGAATCCGGATTTCCGGATCAGCGTCGTGCCCGACAGCGAGGTCGAGTTCCTGTGGATCACGGACATGTTTTTCCGCATCAAGGAGGCGATGGATGCCGGCCGCTCCTTTGTCGCCATCATGCCGAATCCTTGGCCCGGCTATGTGAAACTCGCGGCAATGCTGAACCGCGCGAAGGTCGACTGTCGCAAGCTGCACACGTTCAACATGGACGAGTATGCGGACCAGGATGGCCGCATCGCGCCCGAGACGTGGGAGTTTGGATTCGGCCATGCCTTCAAGAAGTACTTCTGGAGCCAGTTGCATCCCAAACTTCGCCCGGAGGAGAAGAACATCCGCATTTTCACGAACAGGAATCTCAAGGACTACGGGCGCATGCTCGCGGATCTTGGTGGGGCGGACATCTGTTACAGCGGACCCGGCTGGACGGGACACCTGGCCTTCATTGAACCCGATGCGCCGGAGTTTGCGGGCTCGCTGGCGGAGTGGAAACAAATGGGCCCGCGCGTCTGCACGCTCAGCCCCTTTACGATCGCGCAGAATTCGCTGCACGGCTGCTTCGGCTCCAGCGGCGACCTCACCGCGGTGCCGCCCAAAGCCGCGACAATCGGACCCGCGGAAGTCATAGGCGCGAAGCACCGCATCGACATGCATGCGATCACGGTGGACGGCTCCTTCGCCTCTTGGCAGCGCCTCACGACCCGCCTCGTACTTCACGGCCCCGTCACCCCGCGAATCCCCGAATCGATCCTCCAGACCCTTCGCACCGACGTCTGGGTGTCCGAATCCCTCGCCGCCAACATCGAGACCCGCTGGGACAAAGGCTACTAGCCGGCGTGCATGCGGCAACGTGTCACAGACATTTCTGTCTGCGAGCCACCGATGGCGCAGACAGGAAGGTCCGCGCCACACTTTCTTGGCTGATGCCCATGTTCATCCGCCCACGAGCCAATCATTCCAGAATTTCCTGCCCTGTCCAACCGTCACGTCTGGGCCGACCAGAACTATCGTCGCGGGCGGACGGAGGAACGTGTTTCTTCAAGTGACGCAATATCACGTTCGCCAAACCACGGGTGATTCTCTCGACAATTTCAGCATGTGCAGGATTCCATGCCTCGGGTTTCGGCTCCACAGTCAACTTGGTCGGCGTTGTGTACCCTAGGCCGATCTGGTGCAGATGTCCCACGTTGATCTCTGCGATCATCTCCAGTCGCCTCTCTGGAGGATCTTCGACGTGATCACGAAACATGGCCCAGTGTTCGCTCAATGGGATAAGGCTCAGACGGCTGACTGAAAGCCCCTCACCGACAAACAGACTAGGGGAAAGCCGCTCGCCGTCCCACTTGTCGGTGCAGACCGCTCGCACTATGTCCTCACCGTGAATAAGCGGCATGGAATCAGATAGAAAGAATCTGTTTCAATTGCTTGAAGTCGGACAACGGCAATTCGCCTTCAGCTCCTGTTGCCTCATTGAAATACTCCACACGATCACGAGTGAACTCCACCTGTACAGCCTTGCCGCTGGAGGTTTCCCAACACAGCTCGAGCCCTCCGCGATCCGTTAGAAAAACGCTGGGCTTCTTGTCATTCGAAGGAGGCATCCCATCAGACAGAAACTGAATTGTTGCCTCGAATGCCCGTGGTGAAAGAGGTTGCGTGCGGTGGTTGCCCCATCCCCTTCGATAGTACTGGCGAAAATGGAGCAGCCTTCCCCAGCCATGATTTCCAAGCCTGGAAATGGCCACATCTTCCCACGGTGCATCATTCATTCTTTGGCGACGCACTGCCAGAAGAGCAGTCGGTTCGTTCAACTCATCGACGAGTCTGCAAGTCGCGTACGATGTGGCATGCAAGGGTGGCAGGGAAGCGATCATTCGTACAACGGATTGAGGCTATTTAGAAAATCATCCTTCAGCAAGCCGAAGAAAAGAGACTTGATCGCCTGGTGTGCCTCCGAGAAGCGGTTGAGCCCATTGTCAAATAGTTCCACACCCAAGGCCCCGTACCACGCGTCCAGATCCAGCACGCTGCCTGACTTGGCGCTTTCTCCGACGCCCACGATGGCGCCATTGCTCGCCGCCAGGCGAATCGTCAATGGCCCGTCCTTGAGGATTGTCGTGACTTCCGTATGAGCATCTGTGACCGGCTCGCCAGCCAGCTGGAGAGCCAGCTTGAGCTTATCAAACACGTTGCCCTCGATAAAATCCACATAGCGTACCCCCAATCGTTCCGTCTCTTCAATAAAGTCACCCGCCATGAGCCTGTCCATCAGCCACCTCAACTCCTCATGGATGCGGTTCCAGCCGGGATAGCCATGCGACTTCGTTATAAGTGCAACCATGCAGGGTCCAAGGTGAATCGAGAAATCATTTCCGAAAAAACGA
Proteins encoded in this region:
- a CDS encoding aldolase; translated protein: MTSYRLNRLFNPKSRRCFDVAIDHGFFNDFSFLAGIENIDHAVATVVGAAPDAVQLSVGQARHLQKIAGRFKPSLVLRIDVANVYGKQLPRRLYSRTIDTPVEQALRLDAACMCVNLFQIPNEPEVGEQCIENIVRLKPQCERYGMPMMIEPLVFQSNEKAGGYMVDGDEKKIIPLVRQAAELGADVIKADPTDNVSLYHKVIEAASGIPVLVRGGGKVGDREILQRTHDLLAQGASGIVYGRNIIQHAKPAAITRALMGLVHDGLTVDAAFDIVSKA
- a CDS encoding aspartate aminotransferase family protein; this encodes MSTSSAFKTLDWGRVDLSRVPHLPVPPPGPQSKHWHDRCTRHFKGLSGQVKLFPVSFESGRGCVLRDVDGNEYIDFSSGIYVTTLGHCHPKISEGIARAAGQLMNAHDFTTPIKTELMEKLASVLPGDLNGFQLYDCGTAAVEAGIRVLRAATGKHETVSCFYDFHGKTYGAVSLGHIRSHVYGAVRAPGAHMVPRPDTYRPVWTKPDGTIDTDAYLRFYAEYLDKATVGAVAGFVLEPIQGWGGSVMPPDDFFPKLRKFCDDRHILLMADEVLTSWGRTGKWLAMEHWGVVPDVVTIGKGFGNGFPVTCVAVREKFKESFESISASSSYGGNPMACAAALISTQVIESENLLGHATHLGNVALKRMQRMKEQHRIVGDVRAKGCLMGIELVKDKASKEPFDKAGTLVYQKAFRKGLAWIPAGHILRMSPPIVMDEATLLKGLDIIDEAIGETAKELGFA
- a CDS encoding TIGR04255 family protein, giving the protein MEAIFEIRFVPRQPWENLPGLLHAQIKGHYPEQATLPLYQIPEEFRRQQADLKYQPLIRFFGNDFSIHLGPCMVALITKSHGYPGWNRIHEELRWLMDRLMAGDFIEETERLGVRYVDFIEGNVFDKLKLALQLAGEPVTDAHTEVTTILKDGPLTIRLAASNGAIVGVGESAKSGSVLDLDAWYGALGVELFDNGLNRFSEAHQAIKSLFFGLLKDDFLNSLNPLYE
- a CDS encoding amidohydrolase family protein, which gives rise to MSDLAIRNARLVAPGRGISTGDAWIRSGRIAALGRIDAAVPPDARVIEARGRLLTPGLIDIHTHGIKDNLYEDGVAGVRRGARCLGEFGVTTVLPTLIPKLTDTWLGDVRRTCEALPGITDANIPGLHIEGPFMAVGGAACPTLPGDLALLERILDATGGRLAAMSLSPDAPNILPVIRRLREKGIPVFLTHTRANAEQTEAALEAGASHATHFYDVFYPPAETDPGVRPVGAVESILADARASVDFIADGVHVHPTAIRAALAAKGWQGVILITDSNIGAGLPPGLYDTPWGYRIRVAPETAARHAEKGFLAGSALTMNRGIANLLRWLKLPPEQVWAMGTLNPARLLGLEKKGRLEVGADADLVLWNDSLTPAQTWVNGISVYEEKIHSV